From Antedon mediterranea chromosome 9, ecAntMedi1.1, whole genome shotgun sequence, a single genomic window includes:
- the LOC140058695 gene encoding uncharacterized protein isoform X8 has product MSFFNIWTPYSSYIRDGIIRTEKGTEGTTTPKRKKKNQAAGGIVDKKGEEKQWENSPQTPFGSRTLVVSLTEEQIDKQCAQDYKSKPTKQSSVDSIRNTLPATPPNSPATLKNNERSEGPLNEHYDPDTLDYFDRTTPRRRSTRSPLRREKSFKQRRQEERIIQRSRTLSNPYELSVELYSKQVEMIEKSYGGREKAHKAAQVIQSAYRQYGMNKQFQRLRRSQSENRSSRLLSSLRCSKGWEQFSNRARVVMLGDPVNNNDLELKTPTPESLDTDVFDKEISERSKANLIKLQSLNGNTKNGDVLKKTDNKDGSPAGKKQSKTVVVTVMMTKETHRSTAEITKSENMKKRAQSVGTLEQLPVDYTNSAKLSTIPASLGEVGSMTVLPTPQIDSKKAFHSNIQRAIGLDDLSKGVDATDSAPTPMKNKARMMTLGDGQKASVGKIGHLPTRIVTSKQVFESAISRTTPSNKDIALVQQSQNEKTTKAELITIKPEHMAPSGSESSLDSLRKRDSSSSGVYSDYSTTTSESSLQKTEIQENPEVVEMSAKEKLRSKHEKSYSLPENIISDTANKLDGGVDPKKSKKRKVSKKKEKKTKDDLKKGNELPMEDVSIESDKFRGPFKRWRSRSAERRPRKLDIDTHRRLQNVDCSTDVYSRAFNLEFQGRNHSSSLPRRSGNNLIRDYYNDDLAYYSTMPARTMRRRSNTEGDIDYDLDTTRSGGKRRTHTIDYGELDKISLASTASSDFGEFDRETFLPTSSPKARVGLSTSEHLQDSDSDSDLSDSDDQCHDVTLKAEDFHELNTPSHLQSFQMTPSPVWKRKHSKMANGSLSLHKSDTRDSVSSESSGSSKLTVGDDSSVTTGSVDSLREIPVIDPIPPSMTIPNTPPRRRKYRIGLNLFNKKPEKGIKFLIENKFLENSTQEVAKFLLSRIGLSKQKIGEYLGDLQQQFNMMVLECYVEEINFQGLSIDDALRKFQSHFRMPGEAQKIERLVEAFSQRYLVCNPEIATTFNNPDTVFILAFAVIMLHTDLHSPNVKTERKMKLDDFIKNLRGIDDGQDIDKDVLRGVYERIKKEEFHPATDHVTAVQSVEQSILGNRPILSQPHRRLVCSVSLLEINDPSKREKKHFREIFLFNDMLVVTKVLARKKTGTLYNFKKSFPLHGITVLKYETPHYPFGIRLISVVDNKVLATFCALNHEDWSRFVRDLQEYVMEMNEMEDIRIGAELERQKLMRKEQGCTADSGLGLDSESITSNNLTGSMDSLAPPEILKRTALSNSLMNLKEASEKQNHRVSASSLDGTLSMNLTIPFTGPVIKRNKSTLSGWFSKRKSTPPQLESSSHEENLSQLSK; this is encoded by the exons atgtcattttttaatatatggaCTCCTTACTCTTCATACATACGTGATGGTATAATAAG AACTGAGAAAGGAACAGAAGGAACAACAACtccaaaaagaaagaaaaagaatcAAGCAGCAGGAGGAATTGTAGATAAGAAAGGAGAAGAAAAACAATGGGAGAATTCTCCTCAAACTCCGTTTGGAAGTCGTACTTTAGTCGTATCGTTGACGGAAGAACAGATTGATAAACAATGTGCTCAGGATTATAAATCAAAACCAACGAAACAATCAAGCGTCGATAGTATTCGAAACACGCTACCGGCGACCCCACCGAACAGTCCAGCAACTTTAAAGAACAACGAAAGATCAGAAGGTCCTTTGAATGAACATTACGACCCTGATACATTAGATTATTTTGATCGGACAACACCACGAAGGCGGAGCACAAGATCACCGCTACGTAGAGAAAAGTCATTCAAACAACGCCGACAGGAAGAGAGAATTATTCAACGTTCACGAACATTGTCCAATCCGTATGAACTGTCAGTGGAATTATATAGTAAGCAG GTTGAAATGATAGAGAAGAGTTATGGTGGCAGAGAAAAAGCCCACAAAGCCGCGCAAGTAATTCAAAGTGCTTACCGTCAATATGGAATGAATAAACAGTTCCAACGTTTACGAAGAAGCCAATCTGAAAATCGTTCATCACGCTTACTTTCTTCACTACGTTGCTCAAAAGGCTGGGAACAATTTAGCAATCGTGCTCGCGTTGTTATGCTCGGAGACCCGgtgaataataatgatttagAGTTAAAAACGCCAACACCAGAATCTCTTGATACAGACGTGTTTGATAAAGAAATTAGTGAACGCTCTAAAGCAAATCTTATTAAGCTGCAATCTTTGAATGGGAATACAAAAAACGGggatgttttaaaaaaaactgacAATAAAGATGGATCTCCAGCCGGCAAGAAACAGTCAAAAACAGTTGTTGTCACGGTGATGATGACAAAAGAAACACATCGATCAACAGCTGAGATAACAAAAAGCGAAAATATGAAGAAACGTGCTCAAAGTGTTGGCACTTTAGAACAATTGCCTGTTGACTACACAAACAGTGCAAAATTATCAACAATACCAGCGAGTTTAGGTGAGGTCGGCAGTATGACTGTCTTGCCAACTCCGCAAATAGACTCGAAAAAAGCCTTTCATAGTAATATACAACGGGCTATTGGCTTGGACGATTTATCTAAAGGTGTTGATGCCACGGACAGTGCACCGACACCTATGAAAAATAAAGCCAGAATGATGACCCTTGGGGATGGACAAAAAGCGAGTGTTGGCAAAATCGGACATCTGCCTACTAGAATTGTTACAAGTAAACAAGTGTTTGAATCCGCTATAAGTAGAACCACGCCTTCAAACAAAGATATTGCTTTAGTTCAGCAGTCCCAAAATGAAAAAACCACAAAAGCAGAACTTATTACAATTAAACCAGAACATATGGCCCCAAGTGGCAGCGAAAGTAGTCTTGATAGTCTGCGGAAACGTGATTCTTCTTCTTCGGGTGTTTACAGCGACTATAGTACAACAACTTCTGAAAGTTCTCTCCAGAAAACTGAAATTCAGGAGAATCCAGAAGTTGTGGAAATGTCTGCAAAAGAAAAACTAAGAAGTAAACACGAAAAATCATACAGTTTACCAGAAAATATTATTTCGGACACTGCAAATAAACTGGACGGAGGAGTAGACCCTAAAAAATCAAAGAAAAGAAAGGTGtcaaagaaaaaagaaaagaaaaccaAAGATGATTTAAAGAAAGGAAATGAACTTCCTATGGAGGATGTGAGCATAGAAAGTGATAAATTTAGAGGACCTTTTAAACGGTGGCGTAGTCGAAGTGCGGAGAGACGACCAAGGAAACTTGATATTGATACACATCGTCGATTGCAAAATGTGGACTGTTCGACAGATGTATATTCTCGCGCTTTTAATTTAGAATTTCAAGGACGAAATCATTCGTCCAGTCTGCCACGGAGATCTGGAAACAACTTAATCAGGGACTATTATAATGATGATTTAGCTTATTACTCAACAATGCCAGCTAGGACGATGAGACGGCGATCAAATACAGAAGGAGATATTGATTATGACCTTGATACCACAAGAAGTGGGGGTAAACGACGAACACACACCATTGATTATGGTGAATTGGATAAAATCTCACTGGCTTCAACCGCCAGTAGTGACTTTGGTGAATTTGACCGAGAAACATTCCTTCCAACATCGTCCCCGAAAGCGAGAGTCGGTTTATCCACGTCTGAGCATCTTCAAGATTCAGATTCCGATTCTGATTTGTCTGATTCGGATGATCAATGTCATGATGTGACCTTAAAAGCTGAAGACTTTCATGAGTTAAATACTCCGTCACATTTACAAAGTTTCCAAATGACGCCTTCACCCGTTTGGAAACGAAAACATAGCAAAATGGCAAACGGGTCTCTTAGTCTACACAAATCAGACACGCGTGATAGCGTTAGTAGCGAAAGTAGTGGTTCTTCCAAATTAACAGTCGGTGACGACTCAAGCGTGACCACGGGTAGTGTGGATAGTTTACGAGAAATTCCCGTGATTGACCCTATCCCACCATCTATGACGATACCGAATACCCCACCTAGACGTCGCAAATATAGAATTGGACTTAACTTATTTAACAA AAAACCAGAAAAGGGTATCAAATTTTTAATTGAGAATAAGTTCCTGGAGAATTCAACTCAAGAAGTGGCTAAATTTTTGCTAAGTCGCATCGGACTGAGCAAACAAAAGATTGGAGAATATTTAGGAGATTTACAACAACAATTTAACATGATGGTGCTAGA atGTTATGTTGAAGAAATCAACTTTCAAGGTCTGTCAATAGACGACGCTCTTAGAAAATTCCAGTCACATTTTCGCATGCCCGGTGAGGCCCAGAAGATTGAACGCCTTGTAGAG gcgtTTTCACAACGATACCTTGTTTGTAACCCAGAAATAGCAACCACCTTCAACAATCCTGACACAGTTTTTATTCTCGCTTTTGCTGTGATCATGCTACATACAGACCTCCACAGCCCAAATGTAAAAACAGAACGAAAAATGAAACTTGACGATTTCATCAAGAACCTCAGAGGCATCGATGACGGGCAAGACATCGACAAAGATGTCCTGCGTGGAGTGTATGAACgaataaagaaagaagaatTCCATCCTGCAACTGATCATGTGACGGCTGTACAGAGTGTTGAACAAAGCATTCTGGGTAATAGACCT ATTCTTTCTCAACCTCATCGAAGGCTAGTGTGCTCGGTGAGCCTATTAGAAATAAACGATCCCAGCAAACGTGAGAAGAAGCATTTTAGggagatatttttatttaacgaCATGCTAGTG GTAACTAAGGTATTAGCACGCAAGAAAACAGGAACATTATATAATTTCAAGAAATCTTTCCCACTTCATGGAATCACTGTATTAAAGTATGAAACGCCAC ATTATCCTTTTGGTATTCGACTTATTAGTGTTGTAGACAACAAAGTACTAGCAACATTTTGCGCATTAAATCATGAAGACTGGTCACGGTTCGTACGTGATCTACAAGAGTATGTTATGGAAATGAACGAAATGGAAGATATACGTATTGGAG CTGAATTGGAAAGACAAAAATTAATGCGTAAAGAACAAGGCTGTACTGCAGACTCGGGCCTAGGCCTGGACTCGGAGAGCATAACAAGTAATAATTTAACTGGTAGCATGGACTCATTAGCGCCTCCTGAAATTTTGAAAAGAACCGCCCTGTCTAATTCCCTAATGAACCTCAAGGAAGCATCAG agaAGCAGAACCATCGAGTGAGTGCAAGTTCTCTGGATGGAACTTTG TCAATGAACCTAACGATTCCATTTACCGGCCCCGTAATTAAACGCAACAAATCAACATTATCGGGATGGTTCAGTAAACGCAAGAGTACCCCGCCGCAACTAGAAAGCAGCTCTCATGAGGAAAATCTTTCGCAACTTTCAAAATAA
- the LOC140058695 gene encoding uncharacterized protein isoform X4 encodes MGNGSLVLLKILLKYKRVFKIGLFSYQMGETRTEKGTEGTTTPKRKKKNQAAGGIVDKKGEEKQWENSPQTPFGSRTLVVSLTEEQIDKQCAQDYKSKPTKQSSVDSIRNTLPATPPNSPATLKNNERSEGPLNEHYDPDTLDYFDRTTPRRRSTRSPLRREKSFKQRRQEERIIQRSRTLSNPYELSVELYSKQVEMIEKSYGGREKAHKAAQVIQSAYRQYGMNKQFQRLRRSQSENRSSRLLSSLRCSKGWEQFSNRARVVMLGDPVNNNDLELKTPTPESLDTDVFDKEISERSKANLIKLQSLNGNTKNGDVLKKTDNKDGSPAGKKQSKTVVVTVMMTKETHRSTAEITKSENMKKRAQSVGTLEQLPVDYTNSAKLSTIPASLGEVGSMTVLPTPQIDSKKAFHSNIQRAIGLDDLSKGVDATDSAPTPMKNKARMMTLGDGQKASVGKIGHLPTRIVTSKQVFESAISRTTPSNKDIALVQQSQNEKTTKAELITIKPEHMAPSGSESSLDSLRKRDSSSSGVYSDYSTTTSESSLQKTEIQENPEVVEMSAKEKLRSKHEKSYSLPENIISDTANKLDGGVDPKKSKKRKVSKKKEKKTKDDLKKGNELPMEDVSIESDKFRGPFKRWRSRSAERRPRKLDIDTHRRLQNVDCSTDVYSRAFNLEFQGRNHSSSLPRRSGNNLIRDYYNDDLAYYSTMPARTMRRRSNTEGDIDYDLDTTRSGGKRRTHTIDYGELDKISLASTASSDFGEFDRETFLPTSSPKARVGLSTSEHLQDSDSDSDLSDSDDQCHDVTLKAEDFHELNTPSHLQSFQMTPSPVWKRKHSKMANGSLSLHKSDTRDSVSSESSGSSKLTVGDDSSVTTGSVDSLREIPVIDPIPPSMTIPNTPPRRRKYRIGLNLFNKKPEKGIKFLIENKFLENSTQEVAKFLLSRIGLSKQKIGEYLGDLQQQFNMMVLECYVEEINFQGLSIDDALRKFQSHFRMPGEAQKIERLVEAFSQRYLVCNPEIATTFNNPDTVFILAFAVIMLHTDLHSPNVKTERKMKLDDFIKNLRGIDDGQDIDKDVLRGVYERIKKEEFHPATDHVTAVQSVEQSILGNRPILSQPHRRLVCSVSLLEINDPSKREKKHFREIFLFNDMLVVTKVLARKKTGTLYNFKKSFPLHGITVLKYETPHYPFGIRLISVVDNKVLATFCALNHEDWSRFVRDLQEYVMEMNEMEDIRIGAELERQKLMRKEQGCTADSGLGLDSESITSNNLTGSMDSLAPPEILKRTALSNSLMNLKEASEKQNHRVSASSLDGTLSMNLTIPFTGPVIKRNKSTLSGWFSKRKSTPPQLESSSHEENLSQLSK; translated from the exons ATGGGTAATGGAAGTTTAGtactattgaaaatattattgaaatacaaacGCGTATTTAAAATTGGATTATTTAGTTATCAGATGGGAGAAACAag AACTGAGAAAGGAACAGAAGGAACAACAACtccaaaaagaaagaaaaagaatcAAGCAGCAGGAGGAATTGTAGATAAGAAAGGAGAAGAAAAACAATGGGAGAATTCTCCTCAAACTCCGTTTGGAAGTCGTACTTTAGTCGTATCGTTGACGGAAGAACAGATTGATAAACAATGTGCTCAGGATTATAAATCAAAACCAACGAAACAATCAAGCGTCGATAGTATTCGAAACACGCTACCGGCGACCCCACCGAACAGTCCAGCAACTTTAAAGAACAACGAAAGATCAGAAGGTCCTTTGAATGAACATTACGACCCTGATACATTAGATTATTTTGATCGGACAACACCACGAAGGCGGAGCACAAGATCACCGCTACGTAGAGAAAAGTCATTCAAACAACGCCGACAGGAAGAGAGAATTATTCAACGTTCACGAACATTGTCCAATCCGTATGAACTGTCAGTGGAATTATATAGTAAGCAG GTTGAAATGATAGAGAAGAGTTATGGTGGCAGAGAAAAAGCCCACAAAGCCGCGCAAGTAATTCAAAGTGCTTACCGTCAATATGGAATGAATAAACAGTTCCAACGTTTACGAAGAAGCCAATCTGAAAATCGTTCATCACGCTTACTTTCTTCACTACGTTGCTCAAAAGGCTGGGAACAATTTAGCAATCGTGCTCGCGTTGTTATGCTCGGAGACCCGgtgaataataatgatttagAGTTAAAAACGCCAACACCAGAATCTCTTGATACAGACGTGTTTGATAAAGAAATTAGTGAACGCTCTAAAGCAAATCTTATTAAGCTGCAATCTTTGAATGGGAATACAAAAAACGGggatgttttaaaaaaaactgacAATAAAGATGGATCTCCAGCCGGCAAGAAACAGTCAAAAACAGTTGTTGTCACGGTGATGATGACAAAAGAAACACATCGATCAACAGCTGAGATAACAAAAAGCGAAAATATGAAGAAACGTGCTCAAAGTGTTGGCACTTTAGAACAATTGCCTGTTGACTACACAAACAGTGCAAAATTATCAACAATACCAGCGAGTTTAGGTGAGGTCGGCAGTATGACTGTCTTGCCAACTCCGCAAATAGACTCGAAAAAAGCCTTTCATAGTAATATACAACGGGCTATTGGCTTGGACGATTTATCTAAAGGTGTTGATGCCACGGACAGTGCACCGACACCTATGAAAAATAAAGCCAGAATGATGACCCTTGGGGATGGACAAAAAGCGAGTGTTGGCAAAATCGGACATCTGCCTACTAGAATTGTTACAAGTAAACAAGTGTTTGAATCCGCTATAAGTAGAACCACGCCTTCAAACAAAGATATTGCTTTAGTTCAGCAGTCCCAAAATGAAAAAACCACAAAAGCAGAACTTATTACAATTAAACCAGAACATATGGCCCCAAGTGGCAGCGAAAGTAGTCTTGATAGTCTGCGGAAACGTGATTCTTCTTCTTCGGGTGTTTACAGCGACTATAGTACAACAACTTCTGAAAGTTCTCTCCAGAAAACTGAAATTCAGGAGAATCCAGAAGTTGTGGAAATGTCTGCAAAAGAAAAACTAAGAAGTAAACACGAAAAATCATACAGTTTACCAGAAAATATTATTTCGGACACTGCAAATAAACTGGACGGAGGAGTAGACCCTAAAAAATCAAAGAAAAGAAAGGTGtcaaagaaaaaagaaaagaaaaccaAAGATGATTTAAAGAAAGGAAATGAACTTCCTATGGAGGATGTGAGCATAGAAAGTGATAAATTTAGAGGACCTTTTAAACGGTGGCGTAGTCGAAGTGCGGAGAGACGACCAAGGAAACTTGATATTGATACACATCGTCGATTGCAAAATGTGGACTGTTCGACAGATGTATATTCTCGCGCTTTTAATTTAGAATTTCAAGGACGAAATCATTCGTCCAGTCTGCCACGGAGATCTGGAAACAACTTAATCAGGGACTATTATAATGATGATTTAGCTTATTACTCAACAATGCCAGCTAGGACGATGAGACGGCGATCAAATACAGAAGGAGATATTGATTATGACCTTGATACCACAAGAAGTGGGGGTAAACGACGAACACACACCATTGATTATGGTGAATTGGATAAAATCTCACTGGCTTCAACCGCCAGTAGTGACTTTGGTGAATTTGACCGAGAAACATTCCTTCCAACATCGTCCCCGAAAGCGAGAGTCGGTTTATCCACGTCTGAGCATCTTCAAGATTCAGATTCCGATTCTGATTTGTCTGATTCGGATGATCAATGTCATGATGTGACCTTAAAAGCTGAAGACTTTCATGAGTTAAATACTCCGTCACATTTACAAAGTTTCCAAATGACGCCTTCACCCGTTTGGAAACGAAAACATAGCAAAATGGCAAACGGGTCTCTTAGTCTACACAAATCAGACACGCGTGATAGCGTTAGTAGCGAAAGTAGTGGTTCTTCCAAATTAACAGTCGGTGACGACTCAAGCGTGACCACGGGTAGTGTGGATAGTTTACGAGAAATTCCCGTGATTGACCCTATCCCACCATCTATGACGATACCGAATACCCCACCTAGACGTCGCAAATATAGAATTGGACTTAACTTATTTAACAA AAAACCAGAAAAGGGTATCAAATTTTTAATTGAGAATAAGTTCCTGGAGAATTCAACTCAAGAAGTGGCTAAATTTTTGCTAAGTCGCATCGGACTGAGCAAACAAAAGATTGGAGAATATTTAGGAGATTTACAACAACAATTTAACATGATGGTGCTAGA atGTTATGTTGAAGAAATCAACTTTCAAGGTCTGTCAATAGACGACGCTCTTAGAAAATTCCAGTCACATTTTCGCATGCCCGGTGAGGCCCAGAAGATTGAACGCCTTGTAGAG gcgtTTTCACAACGATACCTTGTTTGTAACCCAGAAATAGCAACCACCTTCAACAATCCTGACACAGTTTTTATTCTCGCTTTTGCTGTGATCATGCTACATACAGACCTCCACAGCCCAAATGTAAAAACAGAACGAAAAATGAAACTTGACGATTTCATCAAGAACCTCAGAGGCATCGATGACGGGCAAGACATCGACAAAGATGTCCTGCGTGGAGTGTATGAACgaataaagaaagaagaatTCCATCCTGCAACTGATCATGTGACGGCTGTACAGAGTGTTGAACAAAGCATTCTGGGTAATAGACCT ATTCTTTCTCAACCTCATCGAAGGCTAGTGTGCTCGGTGAGCCTATTAGAAATAAACGATCCCAGCAAACGTGAGAAGAAGCATTTTAGggagatatttttatttaacgaCATGCTAGTG GTAACTAAGGTATTAGCACGCAAGAAAACAGGAACATTATATAATTTCAAGAAATCTTTCCCACTTCATGGAATCACTGTATTAAAGTATGAAACGCCAC ATTATCCTTTTGGTATTCGACTTATTAGTGTTGTAGACAACAAAGTACTAGCAACATTTTGCGCATTAAATCATGAAGACTGGTCACGGTTCGTACGTGATCTACAAGAGTATGTTATGGAAATGAACGAAATGGAAGATATACGTATTGGAG CTGAATTGGAAAGACAAAAATTAATGCGTAAAGAACAAGGCTGTACTGCAGACTCGGGCCTAGGCCTGGACTCGGAGAGCATAACAAGTAATAATTTAACTGGTAGCATGGACTCATTAGCGCCTCCTGAAATTTTGAAAAGAACCGCCCTGTCTAATTCCCTAATGAACCTCAAGGAAGCATCAG agaAGCAGAACCATCGAGTGAGTGCAAGTTCTCTGGATGGAACTTTG TCAATGAACCTAACGATTCCATTTACCGGCCCCGTAATTAAACGCAACAAATCAACATTATCGGGATGGTTCAGTAAACGCAAGAGTACCCCGCCGCAACTAGAAAGCAGCTCTCATGAGGAAAATCTTTCGCAACTTTCAAAATAA